The genomic region TGGTCAACGCGTGTCGCCACCCGCTACGCCGCGACTCGTGATGGCCAAGTTGTTTATCGAGGCGTCAACATTGGCCGAATTGTGTGGGGCAAAGTTGTCGAGGAGCAGATCCTGCCCGACACACAAGCGCTGGCAGCGGCGCTCGGCTGACCACAGCTGCGTGTGCAGATGATGGAGGCGGCACAGGCATTTGGTGTTCGACGGATGTGTGGACCCGGCCGGGTAGGGCACGGTGTGGTCCACGTCGCAGTACTCTGCAGGCCGCTCACAGCCCGGGAAAGCGACACGTCATGTCGCGCATGCGGACGAAGCGTTCCCGCTGCGGCGACAGCCGATAACCGGGCCCCGCGTCGGGACCTGGGTTGTGCACGGTGCGCACCGTCACGCCGCCTTTGACGAGCTCAGCCAGCAGCGGGGTAGGGATGACCGCGCCGCCGAGCACACACGCCGCCCCCGCGGCCGCCGGAGCAAGCGGGGAGGGTGACTCGGGCGCGGGTGCCGATGCCCAGGGCCGCGGCGATCTCCGCGGCCGCGCACGCCCACCCGTCGACGAGCCAGGTGTGGCGGTCGTCGTCGGGTTCGGTGTGGCGCGCCGTCAACTCAGCGATGGCCGCCAATCGCCGAGCTGCCGCGGCCGCTTCGGCGCGTGCGCCGGCTTCGATCACCTCGATCAACGCGGCTTGGTCGACGGAACCGAACTCCGATCCGAACATACGTTCGATGATATCCGGACCCACCGACGCCTCAGCCGCCCTCGCAGGCCCTGCGGATAAACCCGTGCAGTTCCTCGCCCGACCACGGCGGATTGTCCCGATGGTCGCGATAGGCCACGATCGCCGGTGTCGGCCGCTCGAAGCGCCCGACGAAGCCACCCGCGGCGATGAAGATCTGCCCGGTGATGTCCCTGGCTTCATCGCTGACCAGGTAGGCGTAGGTGGGCGCGACGTATTCGGGCGGAGCCGCGTCGAGTGCGCCCTGCATGCTGACGTCGTCGAGCAGGCCGCGCCTGTGCAGATCGACGATGTGCGCTTCGTAGTCGATACCCGTGGAGAGCCGCGTCTTGGCGCCGGGGCACACGACGTTCGCGCGCACCCCGTGCTCCTTGAGTTCGGCGGCGATCGCGAGGGTGAGACCGTTGACGGCGCCCTTGCCCGCCGGGTAACCGGTGCCGCCGTAGTCGCCGAGGAACGCGAACGAACTGGTGTTGACGATGGCGCCGCCGCCCTGCGCCACCATCTTGGGCGCCGCAGCCCGGCAGGTCTCGAAGACCGTGCCGAGATGCGCGTCGAGCAGGTCGCGGAACTGCGCGGACGTGACGGTCAGGATCGACGATCCGGCGGGCTCGGCGGTGCCGGCGCAGTTGACCAGGATGTCGATGTGACCGAACTCGCTGACGCATCGGTCGACAAGCGCATCAGCGATCGCCGGGTCGGCGGGGGAGCCCGCCATTCCGCACGCGTTCGGAATTGCCTGTACCGCCTGCCGTACCGCAGCCGGATCGCGGCCGTTGACGACGACACCGGTGCC from Mycobacterium sp. IDR2000157661 harbors:
- a CDS encoding DUF222 domain-containing protein, with amino-acid sequence MFGSEFGSVDQAALIEVIEAGARAEAAAAARRLAAIAELTARHTEPDDDRHTWLVDGWACAAAEIAAALGIGTRARVTLPACSGGRGGGVCARRRGHPYPAAG
- a CDS encoding SDR family NAD(P)-dependent oxidoreductase is translated as MKRAPISAPRSGRGAVVVGGTRGVGFAVAELLAEQGTGVVVNGRDPAAVRQAVQAIPNACGMAGSPADPAIADALVDRCVSEFGHIDILVNCAGTAEPAGSSILTVTSAQFRDLLDAHLGTVFETCRAAAPKMVAQGGGAIVNTSSFAFLGDYGGTGYPAGKGAVNGLTLAIAAELKEHGVRANVVCPGAKTRLSTGIDYEAHIVDLHRRGLLDDVSMQGALDAAPPEYVAPTYAYLVSDEARDITGQIFIAAGGFVGRFERPTPAIVAYRDHRDNPPWSGEELHGFIRRACEGG